One Parageobacillus sp. KH3-4 genomic region harbors:
- a CDS encoding PTS galactitol transporter subunit IIC: MREFVDALKAFLDLGATVILPVVIFLLGLLFGQKPGKAFRAGLTIGVAFVGIFLVVDLLVSNLGPAAQGMVERFGIKLNVIDVGWPAAASISWASPIAAFIIPLGLLVNVLMLITKTTKTMNVDIWNFWHYTFMGAIVYALTDSVIQALIAALLFQIVCLKIADWTAPMLENYFGLPGISVATGSTVSYAVLGIPMVKLMQKIPGVKKLNADPETIRRKFGIFGEPIFMGLILGLALGLLAGYSVGDTIKIGMSMAAVMVLMPRMVKILMEGLMPISESARELLQKKFGAQNIYIGLDAAVAIGHPAVISTALILVPITVALAVILPGNNVLPFGDLATIPFIVAFIVGASRGNIVHSVIVGTVMIALSLYMATDLAALHTQMAIDAKFHMPEGASKISSIDQGGNLINYIIYKIFALIN; the protein is encoded by the coding sequence ATGAGGGAATTTGTTGATGCGTTGAAGGCGTTTTTAGATTTGGGCGCAACGGTTATCTTGCCAGTTGTTATTTTCCTGCTTGGTTTGCTATTTGGCCAAAAACCTGGAAAAGCTTTTAGAGCGGGCCTAACGATAGGAGTGGCGTTTGTTGGGATTTTCTTGGTAGTCGATTTACTCGTGAGCAATTTAGGTCCAGCTGCCCAAGGAATGGTTGAAAGATTTGGAATTAAGTTGAATGTTATCGATGTCGGCTGGCCAGCGGCAGCTTCTATTTCATGGGCTTCTCCAATCGCAGCATTTATTATACCGCTTGGATTGTTAGTAAATGTTTTAATGCTGATCACCAAAACAACGAAAACAATGAACGTGGATATTTGGAACTTTTGGCATTATACGTTTATGGGAGCTATTGTATATGCTTTAACAGACAGCGTAATCCAAGCGCTCATCGCTGCACTTTTATTCCAAATTGTATGTTTAAAAATTGCCGATTGGACAGCACCAATGTTGGAAAATTACTTTGGATTGCCGGGTATTTCTGTTGCTACTGGGAGCACAGTCTCTTATGCAGTATTAGGAATTCCGATGGTGAAATTAATGCAAAAAATTCCTGGTGTTAAAAAATTGAATGCAGATCCTGAAACAATCCGAAGAAAATTCGGAATATTTGGAGAACCGATTTTCATGGGGCTCATTCTTGGTTTAGCTTTAGGTTTACTTGCCGGTTATTCTGTTGGCGATACGATTAAAATTGGCATGTCAATGGCAGCAGTTATGGTTCTTATGCCTAGAATGGTGAAAATCTTAATGGAAGGTCTCATGCCTATTTCAGAATCAGCACGTGAATTACTTCAAAAGAAATTTGGTGCGCAAAATATTTATATTGGGCTAGATGCCGCTGTCGCGATTGGTCATCCGGCAGTCATTTCAACCGCGTTAATTCTTGTTCCGATAACAGTGGCATTAGCTGTAATCTTGCCGGGCAATAATGTTCTTCCTTTCGGTGACTTAGCAACGATTCCTTTTATTGTCGCATTTATCGTTGGTGCTTCGCGTGGGAATATTGTTCATTCCGTGATTGTCGGTACTGTTATGATTGCTTTATCACTTTACATGGCGACAGATCTTGCAGCACTTCATACACAAATGGCTATTGATGCTAAATTCCATATGCCTGAAGGTGCAAGCAAAATATCTAGTATCGACCAAGGCGGTAATTTAATTAACTATATAATTTATAAAATCTTCGCCCTAATAAACTAA
- a CDS encoding PTS sugar transporter subunit IIB, translating into MKKKQVLVACGAGIATSTIVNRAIEDLCTENNIECDIVQIKITEVGSYVDTADLLVTTTIVQNEYPFPVINARAFLTGIGLEEVKKEILEYLKN; encoded by the coding sequence ATGAAGAAAAAACAAGTATTGGTAGCATGCGGAGCAGGAATTGCAACATCGACAATTGTGAATAGAGCGATAGAAGATCTTTGCACGGAAAACAATATTGAATGTGACATTGTTCAAATTAAGATTACTGAAGTAGGTTCGTATGTCGATACAGCTGATCTGTTAGTTACTACAACTATTGTTCAAAATGAGTACCCGTTCCCTGTAATCAATGCGCGAGCGTTTTTAACGGGAATAGGATTAGAAGAAGTAAAAAAAGAAATTTTGGAATATTTGAAAAATTAA
- a CDS encoding PTS sugar transporter subunit IIA: MCEIYFDESLILKDVNVDNQEELLKIMAINLFEKGLVKESFIEAVIEREKNSATGLPTNGVSVAIPHTDAEHVNKNAISVAILKEPVKFGVMGERSAETPVQIVFMLAINKKDSHLVLLQKLMGIFQNEEELQFLMSEENRSNIKNRLVNHLQIL, translated from the coding sequence GTGTGTGAAATATATTTTGATGAGTCATTAATTTTGAAAGATGTAAATGTGGATAATCAAGAAGAATTATTAAAGATCATGGCCATAAATCTGTTTGAAAAAGGATTAGTAAAAGAAAGCTTTATTGAAGCTGTGATTGAGAGAGAAAAAAACTCTGCTACTGGTCTTCCTACCAATGGCGTTTCCGTCGCTATTCCTCATACAGATGCAGAACATGTAAATAAAAATGCGATAAGTGTGGCGATATTAAAGGAGCCGGTGAAATTTGGGGTTATGGGAGAAAGAAGTGCAGAAACTCCTGTTCAAATAGTATTTATGCTTGCAATAAATAAGAAAGATTCTCATCTCGTTCTTCTTCAAAAACTAATGGGAATATTTCAAAATGAAGAGGAATTGCAGTTTCTAATGTCAGAAGAAAACAGGTCAAATATAAAAAATCGCTTAGTTAATCATTTGCAAATACTATAG
- a CDS encoding BglG family transcription antiterminator yields the protein MILDGRSIHLLREVIRNPNISSKELEKKYQLSRRQIGYSFEKINIWLRSKNMNEIERTNSGYFLVDKTLKSKLHLELNLDEEFGYENLNELSKMQRVNIILFMLLSKTEELSLVHFTSELRVSKNTVIDDLKQAKKLADGFNLELRYSRKYGYLIEGKEFNIRKLLISTIYKISKMDRGIERVRQIAQLSDEEIAEFRNRIEKVEKSLNLKFTDEKIEVMPYILLLILRRISQGMKMDSPCINYEEISDTKEYLATEEILRNFKDVPEEERLFITLHLLTTNVHWSEGLTEETIPDLIQALDEMLILFEKNTCIFLKDRDQLLQKLFLHMKPAYYRIKYNLTEVNEMYEIVKIVNHNFKELHHLVKKSIQPLVDLIGCDIPESEIVYLTMLIGGWLTRQGENISKRMKAVVVCPKGVSISRLMFSTLRELFPEFIFLDSLSIREFQEYPMDYDIVFAPVFLETPKKFFLVNSFLGCEEKKRLRKQVMHELYGYVPNELNVDGILEIVEKHCVIKDRKNLSKQLLEYISQDRSPELNYGFSTKNPDLYELITPSTITLRHSVSTWEEAIKIASRPLLKRNSITQHYIEAMIQRCHSDPYIVIGPKTAIPHAAPDEGVNELSMSLLRLRKGVTFATDYSIQLVIVIAALDKDRHLRALMQLMKLVRNDHDRQQMINAKSIYEIHEIIKKYAADP from the coding sequence ATGATACTGGATGGAAGAAGCATCCATCTATTGAGAGAGGTGATTAGGAATCCGAATATTAGCAGCAAAGAATTAGAAAAGAAATACCAGTTAAGCCGCAGGCAGATTGGGTATAGTTTTGAGAAAATAAATATATGGCTAAGAAGCAAAAATATGAATGAAATTGAAAGGACGAACAGCGGCTATTTTCTGGTCGATAAAACTTTAAAGTCGAAACTTCATCTAGAACTTAATCTGGATGAAGAGTTTGGTTATGAGAATTTGAACGAATTATCCAAAATGCAACGAGTAAATATAATTTTGTTTATGTTATTAAGCAAAACGGAAGAACTTTCATTAGTTCATTTTACTAGTGAATTAAGAGTAAGCAAAAATACGGTGATCGATGACTTAAAACAAGCAAAGAAGCTTGCTGACGGCTTTAATCTTGAGCTTCGTTACTCGCGAAAATACGGCTATCTAATAGAAGGAAAAGAGTTCAACATTCGAAAATTATTGATTTCCACAATATACAAGATTTCAAAAATGGATCGTGGCATCGAAAGAGTAAGACAAATTGCCCAGTTATCTGATGAAGAAATAGCAGAATTTAGAAATAGAATTGAAAAGGTGGAAAAATCGTTGAACTTAAAATTTACGGATGAGAAAATCGAGGTAATGCCTTATATTTTACTCCTTATCTTAAGAAGAATTAGTCAAGGAATGAAAATGGATTCGCCTTGTATAAATTATGAAGAAATTTCAGACACCAAAGAATACTTGGCAACAGAAGAAATTCTCCGTAATTTCAAAGATGTTCCAGAAGAGGAGCGTCTCTTTATCACACTTCATTTACTCACAACCAATGTGCATTGGTCAGAAGGATTAACAGAGGAGACCATTCCTGATTTAATACAAGCATTGGATGAGATGCTGATACTATTTGAAAAAAATACATGCATTTTTTTGAAAGATAGGGATCAGTTGCTTCAAAAGTTATTTCTTCATATGAAGCCAGCATATTACCGAATAAAGTATAACTTAACAGAAGTGAATGAGATGTACGAAATTGTTAAAATTGTTAACCATAATTTTAAAGAGCTTCATCATTTAGTGAAAAAGTCTATTCAACCGTTAGTTGATTTAATTGGATGTGACATTCCAGAAAGTGAAATTGTTTATTTAACGATGTTAATTGGGGGATGGCTTACACGACAAGGAGAAAATATAAGCAAAAGAATGAAAGCAGTTGTCGTCTGCCCTAAAGGTGTCTCCATTTCTCGATTGATGTTCAGCACACTAAGGGAATTGTTTCCGGAATTTATATTTCTAGACTCATTATCAATCAGGGAATTCCAAGAATATCCAATGGACTACGATATTGTATTTGCACCAGTGTTTTTAGAAACACCAAAAAAATTTTTTCTAGTTAACTCCTTTCTCGGATGCGAAGAGAAAAAGAGACTACGCAAACAAGTCATGCACGAATTATACGGATATGTGCCAAATGAATTAAATGTAGATGGGATATTGGAAATTGTCGAAAAACATTGTGTGATTAAGGATAGAAAAAATTTATCAAAACAGTTACTAGAATATATTAGTCAAGACCGTTCGCCAGAGTTAAATTATGGATTTAGCACGAAAAACCCGGATTTATATGAATTAATAACGCCTTCAACGATTACTTTGCGACATTCTGTTAGTACTTGGGAGGAAGCAATTAAGATTGCCTCACGACCTTTGCTAAAAAGGAACAGTATTACACAGCATTATATAGAAGCTATGATTCAGCGCTGTCATTCTGATCCATATATTGTCATTGGCCCGAAGACAGCTATTCCTCATGCCGCACCAGATGAAGGGGTTAATGAACTTTCTATGAGTTTACTTCGGTTAAGGAAGGGTGTAACGTTTGCAACTGACTATTCCATTCAGCTGGTGATTGTTATCGCAGCATTGGATAAAGACCGCCATCTTCGGGCGCTAATGCAGCTAATGAAACTAGTGAGAAACGATCACGACCGCCAACAAATGATAAATGCAAAATCTATTTATGAGATACACGAAATCATCAAAAAATATGCAGCCGATCCATAA
- the dhaM gene encoding dihydroxyacetone kinase phosphoryl donor subunit DhaM has protein sequence MKYVSLVLISHSQEIVNGLKKLLNQVQPDVSIAVAGGSDGEIGTNAFRIKEAIESVYSEKGVVILFDLGSALLNAELAIEMLGKPDYIAIADAPLVEGAYIAAVEAGLGKSLDEVVRACEQAKQMAKVARSDAE, from the coding sequence ATGAAGTATGTCAGCCTTGTGTTAATTTCGCACAGCCAGGAAATAGTAAATGGTTTAAAAAAATTATTAAATCAAGTCCAGCCCGATGTCAGCATCGCAGTTGCAGGGGGAAGCGACGGAGAGATTGGAACGAACGCTTTCCGCATCAAAGAAGCGATTGAATCGGTTTATTCGGAAAAAGGGGTTGTCATTCTCTTTGATCTTGGAAGCGCTTTACTGAACGCGGAATTGGCGATCGAAATGCTCGGAAAACCGGATTATATCGCGATTGCCGATGCCCCGTTGGTGGAAGGGGCGTATATCGCCGCTGTAGAAGCAGGATTGGGCAAATCGCTTGATGAAGTCGTCCGTGCGTGCGAACAGGCGAAACAGATGGCGAAAGTTGCGCGTTCAGATGCTGAATGA
- the dhaL gene encoding dihydroxyacetone kinase subunit DhaL translates to MAFGVKQAKRWMSIANDHIQQQKQYLTELDQAIGDGDHGLNMARGFQEVAGKIASTNYEDLGSLFKDVSMTLIAKVGGASGPLYGTAFLKMSLALAGKKEADDKELVAALEAALGGIKARGKANAGEKTMVDVWEPVMEFLREKGSVHAKEVELLAKEKMEHTKELEAKKGRAAYLGKRSVGHIDPGSASSYLLFAALAKALEE, encoded by the coding sequence ATGGCGTTTGGCGTGAAGCAGGCGAAACGATGGATGAGCATTGCAAACGATCACATTCAGCAACAAAAACAATATTTAACGGAGCTCGATCAAGCGATCGGCGACGGCGACCATGGGCTAAATATGGCGCGCGGATTTCAAGAAGTGGCTGGAAAAATTGCTTCTACCAATTACGAAGATCTCGGCTCGCTTTTCAAAGACGTAAGCATGACGCTAATCGCGAAAGTCGGAGGGGCTTCAGGACCGCTATACGGCACGGCTTTTTTGAAAATGTCGCTGGCGCTTGCGGGAAAAAAGGAAGCGGATGACAAAGAGCTGGTCGCAGCGTTAGAAGCGGCGTTAGGCGGAATCAAAGCGCGCGGAAAAGCAAACGCCGGCGAGAAAACGATGGTGGACGTATGGGAGCCGGTCATGGAATTTTTGCGGGAGAAAGGAAGCGTACACGCGAAAGAAGTGGAGCTGCTTGCGAAAGAAAAAATGGAACATACAAAAGAACTTGAGGCGAAAAAAGGGCGCGCCGCTTATTTAGGAAAGCGATCGGTTGGCCACATCGACCCAGGTTCGGCTTCTTCGTATTTATTGTTTGCCGCTTTAGCGAAAGCGCTGGAAGAATAA
- the dhaK gene encoding dihydroxyacetone kinase subunit DhaK, with protein sequence MKKLINDPNQVVNDMLEGMVAAYQNRLRRLPGTKVIVRNDAPVKGKVGIVSGGGSGHEPAHAGYVGKGMLDAAVCGEVFTSPTPDQVLEAIKAVDSGKGVLLIIKNYTGDVMNFEMAAELAEAEGINVAKVIVNDDVAVEGSTFTTGRRGIAGTVFVHKIAGALSERGASLEEVEAVAKKAVQNVRSMGMALTPCTVPAAGKPGFELGENEIEVGIGIHGEPGIEKTTIKTADEIAETLLDKIFDDMKLEKGDRVAVMINGLGATPLMELYIVNKKVSEILKEKQIHVHETFIGEYMTSLEMAGCSISLFKLDDFLIELFDAPADTIALKK encoded by the coding sequence ATGAAAAAGCTAATTAACGATCCAAATCAAGTCGTCAACGATATGCTAGAAGGAATGGTCGCAGCTTATCAGAATCGGTTAAGACGGCTGCCGGGTACGAAGGTGATTGTAAGAAATGACGCTCCAGTAAAAGGAAAAGTCGGAATCGTAAGCGGAGGCGGCAGCGGACATGAACCGGCACATGCGGGTTATGTTGGAAAGGGGATGTTAGATGCGGCGGTATGCGGGGAAGTGTTTACCTCACCGACGCCTGACCAAGTGCTAGAGGCCATCAAAGCGGTCGATAGCGGAAAAGGCGTATTGCTTATTATCAAAAATTATACGGGAGATGTGATGAATTTTGAAATGGCTGCGGAATTGGCCGAAGCAGAAGGCATTAACGTAGCGAAAGTCATTGTAAATGACGATGTCGCGGTGGAAGGCAGCACGTTTACGACAGGGAGGCGCGGCATCGCGGGAACAGTGTTCGTTCATAAAATCGCAGGGGCGCTATCGGAGCGCGGCGCATCGCTGGAAGAAGTCGAGGCGGTGGCGAAGAAAGCGGTGCAAAACGTCCGTTCCATGGGAATGGCGCTTACTCCATGCACCGTGCCGGCAGCGGGAAAACCTGGCTTTGAACTTGGAGAAAATGAAATTGAAGTCGGCATCGGCATTCATGGTGAACCGGGAATTGAAAAAACAACGATCAAAACAGCGGACGAAATTGCGGAAACGCTGCTTGACAAAATTTTCGATGATATGAAGCTAGAAAAAGGCGACCGCGTCGCCGTGATGATTAACGGGCTTGGCGCGACACCGTTAATGGAATTATATATTGTTAACAAGAAAGTTTCGGAGATATTAAAGGAAAAACAAATTCATGTCCATGAAACATTTATTGGAGAATATATGACCTCGCTGGAAATGGCGGGATGTTCGATATCACTGTTCAAATTGGATGATTTCTTGATCGAATTGTTCGATGCGCCTGCCGATACGATTGCGTTAAAAAAATAA
- a CDS encoding acryloyl-CoA reductase, producing the protein MSEFKALVVNKTETDFTVNVQTVTMDELPEGDVLIKVQYSSVNYKDGLACIPDGKIVKTYPFIPGIDLAGIVVSSNDPRFKEGDEVIATGYEIGVTHYGGYSEYARIPGDWLVPLPKGLTLKEAMALGTAGFTAALSVHRLEENGLSPEKGKVLVTGATGGVGSLAVSMLAKRGYEVVASTGKETEHEYLRELGAKEILSREDVCAEKIRPLDKQRWAAAVDPVGGRTLATVLSHIQYGGAVAVSGLTGGTDVPTTVFPFILRGVSLLGIDSVYCPMELRKQIWERMASDLKPDRLLESIAQEITLEQLPEALSNILKGKLRGRTMVRLS; encoded by the coding sequence GTGAGCGAATTCAAAGCGTTAGTAGTGAACAAAACGGAAACGGATTTTACCGTCAATGTACAAACTGTTACTATGGATGAATTGCCAGAAGGGGATGTCCTGATAAAAGTCCAATATTCCAGCGTCAACTATAAAGACGGATTGGCGTGCATTCCCGATGGCAAAATTGTAAAAACATATCCGTTTATCCCGGGGATTGATCTGGCTGGCATTGTAGTTTCTTCGAACGATCCGCGTTTTAAAGAAGGGGACGAAGTCATTGCGACTGGCTATGAAATTGGTGTGACTCATTACGGGGGATACAGTGAATACGCCCGTATTCCTGGGGATTGGCTCGTCCCGCTTCCAAAAGGATTGACATTAAAAGAAGCGATGGCGCTAGGAACGGCAGGGTTTACTGCGGCACTGTCGGTTCATCGCTTGGAGGAAAACGGACTGTCACCGGAAAAAGGAAAGGTACTCGTCACTGGGGCAACCGGCGGTGTCGGCAGCTTGGCGGTTTCGATGCTGGCAAAACGGGGCTATGAAGTGGTCGCGAGCACAGGCAAAGAAACGGAGCATGAATATTTGCGCGAACTCGGCGCGAAAGAAATTCTTTCCCGGGAAGACGTATGTGCTGAGAAAATTCGGCCGTTAGATAAACAACGTTGGGCGGCGGCCGTTGATCCTGTCGGCGGCAGAACGTTGGCGACGGTGCTAAGTCATATTCAATATGGCGGTGCTGTAGCAGTCAGTGGGCTAACAGGCGGCACAGACGTTCCAACCACCGTTTTTCCGTTTATTCTTCGCGGCGTCAGTTTGTTAGGCATTGATTCCGTTTATTGCCCGATGGAATTACGGAAACAAATTTGGGAACGAATGGCCAGCGATTTAAAACCTGATAGACTATTAGAATCGATTGCGCAGGAAATTACTCTTGAGCAGCTTCCTGAAGCTTTATCGAATATTTTAAAGGGCAAACTGCGCGGAAGAACGATGGTAAGACTATCATAA
- a CDS encoding acetamidase/formamidase family protein, with product MEAKQTVFVNEFTNGILDPNGEMLGPVQDGGYIVANTTPGCWGPMITPCIRGGHEVTKPVFVDGAEVGDAIAIKIKSIRVTSIATSSGNDKPMEGRFVGDPFVAVKCPECKTMYPETKIEGIGPKAIRCANCGADVTPFVFTNGYTMAFDSNKQVGITLHKEAAEHIAQQGRYYMATPDNSVQNPIVTFAPHDLVGTIARLRPFLGQLGTTPARPFPDSHNAGDFGQFLIDAPHEYGITKEQLEDRTDGHMDINRVREGAVLICPVKVRGGGVYLGDMHAMQGDGEIAGHTTDVAGIVTLQVKVIKGLTIDGPILLPAAEDLPYLAKPITKQEKEIALDLAQTWGVKKLEESLPISFIGTGANLNEATENGLQRAAKVLGISVPEVMNRATITGAIEIGRHPGVVTVTFLCPVHYLDEIGLTTLIRDQYRDVLE from the coding sequence ATGGAAGCGAAACAAACCGTATTTGTCAACGAGTTCACCAACGGAATTTTAGATCCTAACGGGGAAATGCTCGGTCCCGTGCAAGATGGCGGGTATATTGTTGCCAATACAACTCCTGGATGCTGGGGGCCGATGATCACTCCTTGTATTCGCGGCGGCCATGAAGTCACAAAGCCTGTTTTCGTGGACGGAGCTGAAGTAGGTGATGCGATCGCAATTAAAATTAAATCGATCCGCGTCACTTCTATTGCTACATCTTCCGGGAACGATAAGCCAATGGAAGGAAGATTTGTAGGAGACCCGTTTGTCGCCGTGAAATGTCCTGAATGCAAGACAATGTATCCAGAAACAAAAATAGAAGGAATAGGACCGAAAGCAATTCGTTGCGCCAATTGCGGGGCGGACGTCACCCCATTTGTGTTTACGAACGGTTATACGATGGCATTTGATTCCAACAAACAAGTCGGCATCACGTTGCATAAAGAAGCGGCAGAACACATCGCCCAACAAGGCCGCTATTACATGGCGACGCCGGACAACTCAGTGCAAAATCCGATCGTCACTTTTGCTCCTCATGATTTAGTCGGAACCATTGCCAGACTTCGCCCATTCCTTGGACAGCTTGGCACAACGCCTGCCCGGCCGTTTCCAGACTCGCACAATGCGGGCGACTTCGGGCAGTTTCTGATCGATGCTCCGCATGAATATGGAATCACAAAAGAACAACTCGAAGACCGTACAGACGGACATATGGATATTAATCGCGTGCGGGAAGGCGCCGTTTTGATTTGCCCTGTGAAAGTGCGTGGCGGCGGCGTTTATCTCGGAGATATGCACGCCATGCAAGGAGACGGAGAAATTGCAGGACATACAACCGATGTTGCCGGCATCGTAACGCTTCAAGTCAAAGTTATCAAAGGTCTGACGATCGATGGTCCAATTCTTTTGCCCGCCGCAGAAGATCTTCCCTATTTAGCAAAACCAATAACGAAACAAGAAAAAGAGATCGCGCTTGATCTTGCGCAAACATGGGGTGTGAAAAAGCTGGAAGAATCCCTTCCGATTTCCTTTATCGGAACAGGCGCAAACCTGAACGAAGCGACAGAAAACGGATTACAAAGAGCGGCGAAAGTGTTGGGCATTTCCGTACCTGAGGTGATGAACCGCGCAACAATCACTGGCGCGATTGAGATCGGCAGACACCCAGGAGTCGTCACCGTTACATTTTTATGTCCTGTCCATTATTTGGACGAAATTGGCCTTACGACGCTGATACGCGATCAATATCGCGATGTTTTGGAATGA
- a CDS encoding aspartate aminotransferase family protein: MAQIHQNEQQWLTKDSQYIWHSMRPYNPDETLVVTEAKGCWVTDLTGKKYLDAMAGLWCVNVGYGREELAEAAYEQLKKLAYFPLTQSHIPAIQLGEKLNELLGDEYVIFFSNSGSEANETAFKIARQYHQQRGEYNRYKIISRYRAYHGNSLGALAATGQAQRKYKYEPLAPGFIHVPPPDSYRDNDQAENPRDLRSVKVMDEVMTWELSETIAAVIMEPIITGGGVLMPPEGYMKAVKEVCEKHGALLIVDEVICGFGRTGKAFGFINYGVKPDIITMAKGITSAYLPLSATAVRKEIYEAFKGTEEYDYFRHVNTFGGSPAACALALKNIEIMERENLFERSREAGEWLLSELKNKLQDHPYVGDVRGKGLLIGIELVADKDTKEPLDVSFVNKAIGICKENGLIIGKNGTTVAGYNNVLTLSPPLNIEDDDLSFLINTLTNALWKIK, translated from the coding sequence TTGGCTCAAATTCATCAAAATGAGCAACAATGGCTGACAAAAGATAGTCAATATATATGGCATTCGATGAGACCTTATAATCCTGATGAAACGCTAGTAGTGACAGAAGCGAAAGGATGTTGGGTTACCGACCTCACTGGAAAAAAATATTTAGATGCGATGGCGGGATTATGGTGCGTGAATGTAGGATATGGACGTGAGGAATTAGCGGAAGCAGCTTATGAACAGCTAAAAAAACTTGCGTACTTTCCGCTTACGCAAAGTCATATACCGGCTATTCAGCTTGGCGAAAAATTAAATGAGTTGTTAGGGGATGAATATGTCATTTTCTTTTCCAACAGCGGTTCCGAAGCTAATGAAACTGCATTCAAAATCGCAAGGCAATATCATCAGCAAAGAGGAGAGTATAACCGATATAAGATTATTTCCCGGTATCGGGCATATCATGGAAATTCGCTGGGAGCTCTTGCCGCAACGGGTCAAGCGCAACGGAAGTACAAATATGAACCGCTTGCGCCTGGGTTTATTCATGTGCCGCCTCCAGACAGCTACCGCGACAATGATCAGGCGGAAAATCCGCGGGATTTACGGTCCGTCAAAGTAATGGACGAAGTGATGACATGGGAGTTGAGCGAAACGATTGCGGCGGTCATCATGGAGCCGATTATCACCGGTGGGGGAGTGCTGATGCCGCCGGAAGGATATATGAAAGCCGTAAAAGAAGTGTGCGAAAAACATGGCGCCCTGTTGATTGTGGATGAAGTGATTTGCGGATTTGGGCGGACAGGCAAAGCGTTTGGATTCATAAACTATGGGGTAAAGCCGGATATTATTACGATGGCAAAAGGAATTACGAGCGCTTACTTGCCATTATCAGCAACCGCTGTTCGAAAAGAGATTTATGAGGCGTTTAAAGGAACAGAAGAATACGACTATTTCCGCCATGTTAACACGTTCGGCGGTAGTCCTGCAGCATGCGCTTTAGCATTGAAAAATATTGAAATTATGGAAAGGGAAAATTTGTTTGAGCGTTCGCGGGAAGCAGGTGAATGGCTGTTAAGTGAATTAAAAAATAAACTGCAAGACCACCCTTATGTTGGCGATGTGCGCGGAAAAGGCTTGTTAATTGGAATTGAACTAGTCGCCGACAAAGACACAAAAGAGCCTCTTGATGTTTCGTTTGTGAATAAAGCGATTGGCATTTGTAAAGAAAACGGCTTGATTATTGGCAAAAACGGCACGACTGTTGCTGGATACAACAACGTGCTAACATTATCGCCGCCGCTGAATATTGAGGACGACGATCTCTCCTTCTTAATAAATACGTTAACAAATGCATTATGGAAAATTAAATAA